One window from the genome of Vibrio vulnificus NBRC 15645 = ATCC 27562 encodes:
- the crr gene encoding PTS glucose transporter subunit IIA, translated as MGLFDKLKKLVSDDSASAGAIEIIAPLSGEIVNIEDVPDVVFAEKIVGDGIAIKPTGNKMVAPVNGTIGKIFETNHAFSIESDDGVELFVHFGIDTVELKGEGFTRIAEEGQTVKAGDTVIEFDLALLEEKAKSTLTPVVISNMDEIKELNKLSGSVVVGETPVLRVTK; from the coding sequence ATGGGTCTGTTTGACAAACTTAAGAAGCTTGTATCTGATGACAGCGCTAGCGCCGGTGCAATCGAAATTATCGCACCTTTGTCTGGTGAGATCGTGAACATCGAAGATGTGCCAGATGTTGTTTTTGCTGAGAAGATCGTTGGTGACGGTATTGCTATCAAACCAACAGGCAACAAAATGGTAGCTCCTGTAAACGGTACTATCGGTAAGATCTTTGAAACTAACCACGCATTCTCTATCGAGTCTGACGATGGTGTTGAACTGTTTGTTCACTTCGGTATCGACACAGTTGAACTAAAAGGCGAAGGTTTCACTCGTATCGCTGAAGAAGGTCAAACTGTTAAAGCAGGCGACACTGTAATTGAATTCGACCTTGCTCTTCTTGAAGAGAAAGCGAAGTCAACACTAACTCCAGTTGTTATCTCTAACATGGACGAAATCAAAGAGCTGAACAAGCTTTCTGGTTCTGTTGTTGTTGGTGAAACACCAGTTCTACGCGTAACTAAGTAA
- a CDS encoding flagellin: MVSLNTNVSAMVAQRHLSTAASQVAETQKNLSSGFRINSASDDAAGMQIANTLHVQTRGLDVALTNAHSAYAVAETAEGALEEGSEILQRLRSLSLQAANGSNSDDDRQSLQLEVVVLKDEVERIARTTTFAGKNLFDGSYGSKSFHLGANSNSISLQLKNMRTHVPEMGGYHYLASESVDDDWQVDKESRQLSFTFRDSEGDDQSIKISLKPGDSLEEVATYINSQQNVVESSVTDDRRLQFYVANRHAPDGLNISGSLEGELDFEPQGQVTLDELDISSVGGAQLAIAVVDTAIQYLDSHRSEIGSFQNRVEGTMDNLQSINRNVTESKGRIWDTDFAKASTALVKSQVLQQATSALLAQAKQAPGSAIGLLS, from the coding sequence ATGGTTTCACTCAATACCAATGTGTCTGCGATGGTCGCTCAGAGGCATCTGAGCACAGCGGCAAGTCAGGTAGCTGAAACCCAAAAAAATCTAAGTTCCGGATTCCGAATTAATAGTGCCAGCGATGATGCCGCTGGAATGCAGATAGCGAATACGCTTCATGTCCAAACTCGTGGTTTGGATGTGGCATTAACTAACGCTCATAGTGCTTATGCCGTTGCGGAAACAGCGGAAGGGGCGTTGGAAGAGGGCAGTGAAATACTGCAGAGGTTGCGATCTCTTTCTCTTCAAGCCGCAAACGGGTCGAACTCCGATGATGATCGGCAAAGTTTGCAGTTGGAAGTGGTGGTATTGAAAGATGAAGTGGAAAGAATAGCCAGGACAACCACATTTGCGGGTAAAAATCTGTTTGATGGAAGTTATGGTTCAAAAAGTTTTCATCTTGGGGCAAATTCTAATTCCATTTCTTTGCAACTCAAAAACATGCGGACTCACGTTCCTGAGATGGGTGGGTATCATTACCTAGCATCAGAATCAGTGGATGATGATTGGCAAGTTGACAAGGAATCAAGGCAACTTAGCTTTACTTTTCGAGATAGCGAAGGGGATGATCAATCCATTAAGATCTCGCTTAAACCTGGAGACAGTCTCGAAGAGGTCGCTACGTATATCAATTCACAGCAAAATGTTGTGGAGTCCTCGGTGACGGATGATCGGCGATTGCAGTTTTATGTCGCTAATCGTCACGCTCCTGATGGTTTAAATATCTCAGGAAGCTTGGAGGGAGAGCTAGACTTTGAGCCGCAAGGACAAGTGACGCTCGATGAACTCGATATCAGTAGTGTGGGTGGTGCTCAATTGGCAATTGCTGTTGTGGATACTGCAATTCAATATCTGGATTCTCACCGAAGTGAAATCGGCAGTTTTCAAAATCGGGTAGAGGGGACGATGGACAATTTGCAAAGTATCAATCGCAATGTCACTGAATCAAAAGGGCGAATATGGGATACCGATTTTGCGAAAGCATCGACCGCTTTAGTGAAGTCTCAGGTATTGCAACAGGCTACCTCTGCCTTGCTGGCTCAAGCCAAGCAAGCCCCAGGCAGTGCAATTGGGTTGCTATCTTAG
- a CDS encoding flagellin: MAVTVSTNVSAMTAQRYLNKATDELNTSMERLSSGHKINSAKDDAAGLQISNRLTAQSRGLDVAMRNANDGISIAQTAEGAMNEATAVLQRMRDLSIQSANGTNSTSERQAIHEEASALQDEINRIAETTSFGGRRLLNGTFGDAAFQIGSNSGEAMIMGLTSIRADDFRMGGTTFQSENGKNKDWEVSADNAELNIVLPEMGEDEDGNVIDLEINIMAKSGDDIEELATYINGQSDYINASVSEDGKLQIFVAQPNVKGDISISGSLASELGLSDEPIATTVQDLDLRTVQGSQNAISVIDAALKYVDSQRADLGAKQNRLSHSINNLANVQENVDASNSRIKDTDFAKETTQMTKAQILQQAGTSILAQAKQLPNSAMSLLQG, encoded by the coding sequence ATGGCTGTAACAGTAAGCACTAACGTATCCGCGATGACTGCGCAACGTTATCTAAACAAAGCGACAGATGAGTTAAACACCTCAATGGAACGTTTGTCATCTGGTCATAAAATTAATAGCGCCAAAGATGATGCGGCCGGTTTGCAAATTTCTAACCGCTTAACCGCTCAGTCTCGTGGCCTAGATGTGGCGATGCGTAATGCCAACGATGGTATCTCTATCGCTCAAACCGCCGAAGGGGCGATGAATGAAGCGACGGCAGTCTTGCAGCGTATGCGTGACTTGTCGATTCAATCCGCAAACGGTACCAACTCAACGTCTGAGCGCCAAGCGATTCATGAAGAAGCGAGTGCTCTACAAGACGAGATTAACCGTATTGCTGAAACCACATCGTTTGGTGGACGACGTCTACTGAACGGCACCTTCGGTGATGCAGCATTCCAGATTGGTTCTAACTCTGGTGAAGCGATGATTATGGGCTTAACCAGTATCCGTGCCGATGATTTCCGCATGGGTGGCACCACCTTCCAGTCTGAAAATGGCAAAAACAAAGATTGGGAAGTGAGCGCGGATAACGCAGAGCTGAACATCGTATTGCCAGAGATGGGTGAAGATGAAGATGGCAATGTTATCGATTTGGAAATCAACATCATGGCGAAAAGCGGTGATGATATTGAAGAATTGGCAACGTACATCAATGGTCAATCGGACTACATCAACGCATCGGTAAGTGAAGATGGCAAGCTGCAAATCTTTGTTGCTCAACCAAACGTGAAAGGCGATATCTCGATTTCGGGTAGCCTTGCCTCTGAACTGGGTTTGAGTGACGAACCGATTGCGACAACAGTACAAGATTTGGATCTGCGTACCGTGCAAGGTTCTCAGAACGCAATTAGCGTTATTGACGCGGCATTGAAGTACGTTGATTCACAACGTGCGGACTTAGGTGCAAAACAGAACCGTTTAAGCCACAGTATTAATAACTTGGCTAACGTTCAAGAAAACGTTGATGCATCGAACAGCCGCATTAAAGATACCGATTTTGCGAAGGAAACGACGCAAATGACGAAAGCACAGATTTTGCAACAGGCAGGTACTTCGATTCTTGCTCAAGCAAAACAATTGCCAAACTCTGCAATGTCACTATTGCAGGGCTAA
- the ptsI gene encoding phosphoenolpyruvate-protein phosphotransferase PtsI: protein MISGILASPGIAIGKALLLQEDEIVLNTNTITEAQVEAEVQRFYDARSKSSAQLETIKQKALETFGEEKEAIFEGHIMLLEDEELEEEILALIKKEKMTADNAIYTVIEEQATALESLDDEYLKERATDIRDIGSRFVKNALGINIVSLSDINEQVILVAYDLTPSETAQINLDYVLGFACDIGGRTSHTSIMARSLELPAIVGTNDITKKVKNGDMLILDAMNNKIIVNPSEAQIEEAKAVKASFLAEKEELAKLKDLHAETLDGHRVEVCGNIGTVKDCDGIIRNGGEGVGLYRTEFLFMDRDALPTEEEQYQAYKEVAEAMEGQAVIIRTMDIGGDKDLPYMDLPKEMNPFLGWRAVRISLDRREILRDQLRGILRASAHGKLRIMFPMIISVEEIRALKEAIEEYKAELRAEGLAFDENIEIGVMVETPAAAAIAHHLAKEVSFFSIGTNDLTQYTLAVDRGNEMISHLYNPLSPAVLTVIKQVIDASHAEGKWTGMCGELAGDERATLLLLGMGLDEFSMSGISIPKVKKVIRNANFAAVKAMAEEALSLPTAAEIEACVEKFIAEHSK from the coding sequence ATGATTTCAGGCATCCTGGCATCTCCTGGTATTGCAATTGGTAAAGCACTACTACTTCAAGAAGATGAAATTGTCCTAAACACTAACACTATCACCGAAGCTCAAGTAGAAGCTGAAGTTCAGCGTTTCTACGACGCGCGCAGCAAATCTTCTGCACAGCTAGAAACAATCAAGCAGAAAGCGCTAGAAACTTTCGGTGAAGAGAAGGAAGCGATCTTCGAAGGTCACATCATGCTTCTTGAAGATGAAGAGCTAGAGGAAGAAATCCTAGCACTCATCAAAAAAGAGAAGATGACTGCAGACAACGCGATTTACACTGTTATCGAAGAGCAAGCAACCGCTCTAGAATCTCTTGATGATGAATACCTGAAGGAACGCGCAACGGATATCCGTGATATCGGTTCTCGTTTTGTCAAAAATGCTCTTGGTATCAACATTGTTTCGCTAAGTGATATCAACGAACAAGTTATCTTGGTGGCTTACGACCTCACTCCATCTGAAACTGCGCAAATCAACCTAGATTACGTTCTTGGTTTCGCTTGTGACATCGGTGGTCGTACATCTCATACTTCAATCATGGCTCGCTCACTTGAGCTTCCTGCGATTGTTGGTACAAACGACATAACAAAGAAAGTTAAGAATGGCGACATGCTGATTCTTGACGCAATGAACAACAAAATTATCGTTAACCCTTCTGAAGCTCAGATTGAAGAAGCGAAAGCTGTGAAAGCTTCGTTCCTAGCAGAGAAAGAAGAGTTGGCGAAGCTGAAAGACCTACACGCAGAAACACTAGATGGTCACCGCGTAGAAGTATGCGGCAACATCGGTACAGTAAAAGACTGTGATGGCATCATCCGTAACGGTGGTGAAGGTGTTGGTCTCTACCGTACTGAATTCCTCTTCATGGATCGCGACGCGCTACCAACAGAAGAAGAACAGTACCAAGCATATAAAGAAGTTGCAGAAGCAATGGAAGGTCAAGCTGTCATTATCCGTACAATGGATATCGGTGGTGATAAAGATCTACCATACATGGATCTTCCAAAAGAGATGAACCCATTCCTAGGCTGGCGTGCAGTTCGCATCAGCTTAGATCGTCGCGAAATTCTTCGTGACCAGCTACGTGGTATCCTACGTGCTTCAGCACACGGTAAACTACGTATCATGTTCCCAATGATCATCTCTGTTGAAGAAATTCGCGCGCTGAAAGAAGCGATCGAAGAGTACAAAGCAGAACTTCGCGCAGAAGGTCTTGCATTCGACGAAAACATCGAAATCGGTGTTATGGTTGAAACGCCAGCTGCAGCAGCAATCGCTCACCATTTGGCGAAGGAAGTTTCTTTCTTCTCTATCGGTACTAACGACTTAACTCAGTACACACTCGCCGTAGACCGTGGTAACGAGATGATTTCTCACCTTTACAACCCACTGTCACCAGCTGTACTAACGGTTATCAAGCAAGTGATCGATGCTTCTCACGCAGAAGGTAAATGGACTGGTATGTGTGGTGAGCTAGCAGGTGATGAGCGTGCTACCCTTCTACTATTGGGTATGGGTCTAGATGAATTCTCTATGAGCGGCATTTCTATTCCTAAAGTGAAGAAAGTGATCCGCAATGCAAACTTCGCAGCAGTGAAAGCAATGGCAGAAGAAGCGCTATCATTGCCAACAGCGGCTGAAATCGAAGCTTGTGTAGAAAAGTTCATCGCAGAGCACTCTAAGTAA
- a CDS encoding flagellin, whose translation MAVNVNTNVAAMTAQRYLNNANSAQQTSMERLSSGFKINSAKDDAAGLQISNRLNVQSRGLDVAVRNANDGISIAQTAEGAMNETTNILQRMRDLSLQSANGSNSKSERVAIQEEVTALNDELNRIAETTSFGGNKLLNGTYGTKAMQIGADNGEAVMLSLKDMRSDNVMMGGVSYQAEEGKDKNWNVAAGDNDLTIALTDSFGNEQEIEINAKAGDDIEELATYINGQTDLVKASVGEGGKLQIFAGNNKVQGEISFSGSLAGELGLGEGKNVTVDTIDVTTVQGAQESVAIVDAALKYVDSHRAELGAFQNRFNHAISNLDNINENVNASKSRIKDTDFAKETTQLTKTQILSQASSSILAQAKQAPNSALSLLG comes from the coding sequence ATGGCAGTGAATGTAAATACAAACGTAGCAGCAATGACAGCACAGCGTTACCTGAATAACGCAAACAGCGCACAACAAACTTCGATGGAGCGTCTGTCTTCAGGTTTCAAAATCAACAGTGCAAAAGATGACGCAGCCGGTCTGCAAATCTCTAACCGCTTGAACGTACAAAGTCGCGGTCTAGACGTTGCGGTACGTAACGCCAACGACGGTATCTCAATCGCACAAACCGCAGAAGGTGCGATGAACGAGACCACCAATATCCTGCAACGTATGCGTGACCTATCTCTACAATCCGCGAACGGCTCAAACTCAAAATCAGAGCGCGTGGCGATTCAAGAAGAAGTGACAGCATTGAACGACGAGCTAAACCGTATCGCAGAAACCACGTCTTTTGGTGGTAACAAACTGCTCAACGGCACTTACGGCACGAAAGCAATGCAAATTGGTGCGGATAACGGTGAAGCGGTCATGCTGTCACTCAAAGACATGCGCTCTGACAACGTGATGATGGGCGGCGTGAGCTACCAAGCTGAAGAAGGCAAAGACAAGAACTGGAATGTGGCCGCAGGCGACAACGACTTGACGATTGCACTGACAGACAGCTTTGGTAACGAGCAAGAGATCGAAATCAACGCGAAAGCGGGTGATGACATCGAAGAGCTAGCGACGTACATCAACGGTCAAACTGACCTTGTAAAAGCGTCAGTGGGTGAAGGCGGCAAGCTACAGATCTTTGCTGGTAACAACAAAGTTCAAGGTGAAATTAGTTTCTCAGGTAGCCTAGCTGGTGAACTTGGCCTAGGCGAAGGCAAAAACGTAACGGTAGATACGATTGACGTAACAACCGTACAAGGTGCGCAAGAGTCGGTAGCGATTGTGGATGCGGCACTGAAATACGTAGACAGCCACCGTGCAGAGCTGGGTGCATTCCAGAACCGTTTCAACCATGCAATCAGCAACTTGGACAACATCAACGAGAACGTGAACGCGTCGAAGAGCCGAATCAAAGATACCGACTTCGCGAAAGAAACAACTCAGTTGACCAAGACACAAATTCTATCGCAAGCGTCAAGTTCAATTCTTGCGCAAGCGAAACAGGCGCCAAACTCAGCGCTAAGTCTACTAGGCTAA
- the flgL gene encoding flagellar hook-associated protein FlgL, whose protein sequence is MISRIASFHNYQSVQNDLRRMENKIHHNQAQLASGKKLLSPSDDPLATHYIQNIGQQSEQLKQYLDAIVLVRNRLEQHEVNVANQEQFADEAKRTVMEMINGALSPEDRRAKRREIEELATNFLYLANAQDESGNYTFAGTKPKSQPFFRDYDGTVTYAGDDYQRKMRVSANLEMAMNDPGSKLFMDIPNPFGDYEPEYQLQNASELLLEKAVNEDYFDKATYRVTMVDMSNGRWGYQLEKDGSVVAADEFNPSTGIQYEDLTIQLKGQIQKGDVIELKPRETFSIFDSFKNAEKYSEASVSDANATAKLHQVTEEFHAAFIHLNKARTDIGARLSTLDIQEQQHEDFNLSLAKAKSNFEDLDYSKAIIEFNENSRALQASQLAFGKTKDLTLFNYL, encoded by the coding sequence ATGATTAGCCGTATCGCCAGTTTCCATAACTATCAGTCGGTGCAAAACGATTTGCGCCGCATGGAAAACAAAATCCATCATAACCAAGCGCAGTTGGCGTCTGGCAAGAAATTGTTATCACCGAGTGATGACCCGCTTGCGACACACTACATTCAAAATATTGGCCAGCAGTCTGAGCAGTTAAAACAGTATCTTGATGCGATCGTCCTAGTACGTAACCGCCTTGAGCAGCATGAAGTGAATGTGGCTAACCAAGAGCAGTTTGCAGACGAGGCGAAACGTACCGTGATGGAAATGATTAACGGTGCATTATCACCGGAAGATCGTCGCGCGAAACGACGTGAAATTGAGGAACTGGCCACCAATTTCCTCTACCTTGCCAATGCACAAGATGAATCCGGCAACTATACCTTCGCTGGCACCAAGCCAAAATCGCAGCCGTTTTTCCGTGACTATGATGGCACGGTGACTTATGCAGGGGATGACTACCAACGCAAAATGCGAGTGTCGGCTAATCTTGAAATGGCGATGAATGATCCTGGCAGTAAGCTGTTTATGGATATTCCGAATCCCTTTGGCGATTACGAACCAGAATATCAGTTGCAAAATGCTTCTGAGTTGTTGCTCGAAAAAGCAGTGAACGAAGACTATTTCGATAAAGCGACTTATCGCGTCACCATGGTTGATATGAGTAATGGTCGCTGGGGATACCAATTAGAAAAAGATGGCAGTGTGGTTGCCGCTGATGAGTTCAACCCATCAACAGGCATCCAGTATGAAGATCTTACGATTCAGCTCAAAGGCCAGATCCAGAAAGGTGACGTGATTGAGCTAAAGCCAAGAGAAACATTTTCTATTTTCGATAGCTTCAAAAATGCAGAGAAATACTCTGAAGCATCGGTGTCTGATGCCAATGCCACGGCGAAGTTGCACCAAGTAACGGAAGAATTTCATGCTGCCTTTATCCATCTCAACAAAGCGCGCACCGACATTGGTGCTCGCCTAAGTACACTGGATATCCAAGAGCAGCAACATGAAGATTTCAATCTCTCTTTAGCGAAAGCAAAGAGTAATTTTGAAGACTTGGATTACTCCAAGGCAATTATTGAATTCAATGAGAATTCACGCGCGTTGCAAGCTTCGCAGCTCGCGTTTGGTAAAACGAAAGATCTCACATTATTTAATTACTTGTAG
- a CDS encoding HPr family phosphocarrier protein yields MYEKQVEITAENGLHTRPAAQFVKEAKAFDADITVTSNGKSASAKSLFKLQTLGLVKGTVVTISAEGPQAQQAVDHLVALMDQLH; encoded by the coding sequence ATGTACGAGAAGCAAGTAGAAATCACAGCAGAAAACGGCCTTCACACTCGCCCAGCTGCTCAATTCGTAAAAGAAGCTAAAGCTTTTGACGCGGATATCACTGTGACTTCTAACGGCAAAAGCGCAAGCGCTAAGAGTCTGTTCAAACTACAAACTCTAGGTCTTGTAAAAGGCACTGTAGTTACAATCTCTGCTGAAGGCCCACAAGCACAGCAAGCAGTTGATCACCTAGTTGCTCTAATGGATCAACTACACTAA
- the cysK gene encoding cysteine synthase A, with product MSKIYEDNSLTIGNTPLVRLNKVSNGKVLAKIEARNPSFSVKCRIGANMIWEAEKEGKLKPGVELVEPTSGNTGIALAFVAAARGYKLTLTMPESMSLERRKLLKALGANLELTEAAKGMKGAIAKAEEIVASNPEKYLLLQQFNNPANPEIHEKTTGPEIWEATDGAIDVFVAGVGTGGTITGTSRYIKGEKGKQILSVAVEPTESPVISQALAGEEIKPAPHKIQGIGAGFIPGNLDLSLIDRVEKVTSEEAIEMARRLMEEEGILAGISSGAAVVAANRLAELPEFEGKTIVTVLPSSGERYLSTALFAGIFTEKENQQ from the coding sequence ATGAGCAAAATCTACGAAGACAACTCTCTGACTATTGGCAATACTCCACTGGTTCGTTTGAACAAAGTGAGTAACGGTAAAGTGCTAGCGAAAATCGAAGCTCGCAACCCTAGCTTCAGTGTGAAGTGCCGTATCGGTGCAAACATGATTTGGGAAGCAGAAAAAGAAGGCAAACTGAAACCAGGTGTTGAATTGGTAGAACCAACCAGTGGTAATACTGGTATTGCACTGGCATTTGTTGCAGCCGCTCGTGGTTACAAGCTGACACTGACGATGCCTGAGTCTATGAGTCTAGAGCGCCGTAAACTATTGAAAGCACTTGGTGCAAATCTAGAGCTTACTGAAGCGGCGAAAGGCATGAAAGGCGCAATCGCTAAAGCAGAAGAAATTGTCGCTAGCAACCCTGAAAAATACCTGCTTCTTCAACAATTCAATAACCCAGCAAACCCTGAAATTCACGAAAAGACCACGGGGCCAGAAATCTGGGAAGCAACCGATGGTGCTATCGATGTCTTTGTTGCTGGTGTAGGGACTGGAGGTACCATTACTGGTACTAGCCGTTACATCAAAGGTGAGAAAGGGAAGCAAATTCTTTCCGTTGCCGTTGAACCAACAGAATCCCCTGTAATTTCTCAAGCGCTGGCAGGTGAAGAAATCAAGCCAGCACCACACAAAATCCAAGGTATCGGCGCTGGTTTCATTCCTGGTAACCTCGACTTGTCACTGATTGACCGTGTTGAGAAAGTGACATCGGAAGAAGCCATTGAAATGGCTCGTCGCCTAATGGAAGAAGAAGGTATCTTGGCGGGTATTTCATCAGGAGCTGCAGTAGTGGCAGCAAACCGCCTTGCTGAACTCCCTGAATTCGAAGGAAAAACCATTGTCACCGTACTACCTAGCTCTGGCGAACGTTACCTAAGTACCGCCCTATTTGCAGGCATCTTTACTGAGAAAGAGAACCAGCAGTAA